A window of Littorina saxatilis isolate snail1 linkage group LG7, US_GU_Lsax_2.0, whole genome shotgun sequence contains these coding sequences:
- the LOC138970496 gene encoding uncharacterized protein isoform X2, with translation MAARNTQQTDADDWRQIVTSLYPDALTRTYCVPPVQFNRVPYLRGTVPGTGLSVHLLQPHASTRLLHTALSTKPEGWTLPQHMWTEEPGPHLPPVAMQDCDLQDDFAQNHVMLNLQELGDSRHEAMFILSQLQFGSYLNEPAYAAAAERLPRPKDLPQDRQGDFDFLLIHRQHGILVGELKSVGKNSNAANETDDDVIAEKVKKAVKQLDKSERVVRHLVSDMGPGMTVKKTLFLPYVSSAQLERVLDNDEQLEQAVCQSLGAANAAEAVQLCCCSDQLSQPASYWHVTPAVLSQLSTWWQHRMSCTVDARLTDQHYLDIVARFVGPATTVSVPCYNGVRVEVRTAGQAVAELGRRLALLVLTLQQLDLMNRDPPLVYITGAPGTGKTVVLVLQGVRWLRQGHDVHVISTLYTTRAVSTSIKQQLEMSLSAGPTPLTPGSVSYHLYDIFNREGDVDQAVTDLVASVKNGQLHVLIDEVSFDSRYGPRHTRLVTRLAQQVPHLYLWCAGVHNTKIPPALQTQVFTVPLRSAPAVLREIQPAIHSVPVHDYSDSGVPAPGDGLSVIRLSHHGNAHTGRWPLDCAQCGQDIAAELRRLGVGWSVANSPSRLSYRDVFVLTRSRDLHDDVTDETGRVTSPASGVVQGLKDAGVPVSVLGDQDWLHNRARWEGAVQDVAVAATDTVTVAEHGYVTGLERRVVAVLQGRDQEDDDRGRTDEVTDLGDRLDAVSRCTTQLITVRTPPVTTTPPSLTTTTTPATTTTPRHNLIQQPLPPPSPPRPLPPPPATTTTTTAKRRGGRKCVLS, from the exons ATGGCGGCCagaaacacacaacagacagacgCCGATGACTGGCGACAGATCGTGACGTCACTCTACCCCGACGCTCTGACCCGTACCTACTGTGTGCCGCCGGTACAGTTTAACAGGGTGCCCTACCTCAGGGGCACTGTACCCGGTACCGGTCTGTCTGTGCATCTGCTACAGCCACATGCTAGTACCCGGCTTCTCCACACAGCTCTCAGTACCAAGCCTGAGGGATGGACATTACCGCAGCATATGTGGACCGAGGAGCCAGGGCCACATCTCCCACCAGTAGCAATGCAAGACTGCGACTTACAGGATGACTTTGCCCAGAACCACGTGATGCTGAACCTGCAGGAGCTTGGCGACAGTCGTCACGAGGCCATGTTCATCCTGTCTCAGCTACAGTTCGGCAGCTACCTCAACGAACCTGCCTACGCTGCGGCCGCTGAACGGCTCCCACGACCCAAAGACTTACCACAAGATCGTCAGGGGGATTTTGACTTTCTGTTGATCCACCGTCAGCACGGCATTCTGGTCGGAGAGCTCAAGTCTGTGGGGAAAAACAGTAATGCCGCAAACGAGACAGATGATGACGTCATTGCCGAGAAGGTGAAGAAAGCGGTCAAGCAGCTGGACAAGTCGGAGAGAGTGGTGAGGCACCTTGTGAGTGACATGGGACCTGGCATGACTGTCAAGAAAACTCTCTTCctgccttacgtcagcagtgCTCAGTTAGAGCGAGTCTTGGACAACGATGAACAGTTGGAACAG GCGGTGTGTCAGAGCCTGGGTGCGGCCAATGCAGCAGAGGCCGTTCAGCTTTGCTGTTGCTCTGACCAACTGTCCCAGCCTGCATCGTACTGGCACGTGACACCCGCGGTGTTATCACAGCTGAGCACCTGGTGGCAACACAGGATGTCCTGTACTGTGGACGCTCGGCTTACTGACCAACATTACCTGGACATCGTTGCCAG GTTTGTTGGTCCGGCCACCACGGTGTCTGTCCCCTGCTACAACGGTGTCCGTGTGGAGGTGCGGACTGCAGGACAGGCGGTGGCGGAACTGGGGCGGAGGCTGGCACTTCTGGTTCTGACCCTGCAACAGCTCGACCTAATGAACAGAGACCCGCCACTGGTCTACATTACGGGAGCGCCAGGAACAG gTAAGACGGTGGTGCTAGTGCTGCAGGGGGTGAGGTGGCTGCGACAGGGGCACGATGTGCACGTCATCTCAACACTGTACACCACCCGGGCCGTCAGCACATCCATCAAACAACAGCTGGAGATGTCGCTGAGCGCGGGTCCGACCCCCCTGACACCAGGCAGCGTGTCGTACCACCTATACGATATCTTCAACAGGGAGGGAGATGTTGATCAGGCAGTCACCGACCTCGTGGCAAGTGTGAAAAACGGCCAGCTGCACGTCTTGATCGACGAGGTGTCCTTTGACAGCAG GTATGGTCCCCGTCACACACGCCTTGTAACACGCCTAGCGCAGCAAGTACCACACCTGTACCTGTGGTGTGCCGGTGTTCACAACACCAAGATACCCCCAGCACTGCAGACACAGGTGTTCACTGTCCCCCTCCGCTCGGCGCCCGCCGTCCTCCGTGAAATACAGCCCGCGATTCACAGTGTTCCTGTCCACGACTACAGCGACAGCGGCGTGCCTGCCCCTGGGGACGGGCTGAGCGTGATACGGCTGAGTCACCATGGCAACGCTCACACAGGTCGGTGGCCGTTGGACTGCGCACAGTGTGGTCAGGATATCGCTGCCGAGCTGCGTCGTCTGGGTGTGG GGTGGAGCGTCGCCAACAGTCCCTCCCGGCTGAGCTACCGCGACGTGTTCGTCCTGACCAGAAGCCGCGATTTACATGATGACGTCACGGACGAGACAGGGCGGGTGACGTCACCAGCTAGCGGCGTGGTGCAGGGACTGAAGGATGCAGGTGTACCGGTGAGTGTGTTGGGGGATCAAGACTGGCTACACAACAGGGCGAGGTGGGAGGGAGCTGTGCAGGACGTGGCGGTGGCGGCAACGGACACAGTGACAGTAGCGGAGCATGGCTATGTGACAGGCCTGGAGCGGCGCGTGGTGGCCGTGTTACAGGGCAGAGATCAGGAGGATGATGATAGAGGGAGGACTGATGAGGTGACTGATCTTGGTGACAGGCTTGATGCAGTATCACGCTGCACCACACAGCTCATCACGGTCCGCACGCCTCCTGTCACCACCACCCCGCCATCCCTTACAACAACCACTACCCCCGCCACCACAACCACCCCACGCCACAACCTAATACAACAACCACTACCACCGCCGTCACCACCTcgaccactaccaccaccaccagcaacgACGACTACCACCACCGCCAAGAGGAGGGGAGGCAGGAAGTGTGTCTTGTCGTGA
- the LOC138970496 gene encoding uncharacterized protein isoform X1: MAARNTQQTDADDWRQIVTSLYPDALTRTYCVPPVQFNRVPYLRGTVPGTGLSVHLLQPHASTRLLHTALSTKPEGWTLPQHMWTEEPGPHLPPVAMQDCDLQDDFAQNHVMLNLQELGDSRHEAMFILSQLQFGSYLNEPAYAAAAERLPRPKDLPQDRQGDFDFLLIHRQHGILVGELKSVGKNSNAANETDDDVIAEKVKKAVKQLDKSERVVRHLVSDMGPGMTVKKTLFLPYVSSAQLERVLDNDEQLEQAVCQSLGAANAAEAVQLCCCSDQLSQPASYWHVTPAVLSQLSTWWQHRMSCTVDARLTDQHYLDIVARFVGPATTVSVPCYNGVRVEVRTAGQAVAELGRRLALLVLTLQQLDLMNRDPPLVYITGAPGTGKTVVLVLQGVRWLRQGHDVHVISTLYTTRAVSTSIKQQLEMSLSAGPTPLTPGSVSYHLYDIFNREGDVDQAVTDLVASVKNGQLHVLIDEVSFDSRLRYGPRHTRLVTRLAQQVPHLYLWCAGVHNTKIPPALQTQVFTVPLRSAPAVLREIQPAIHSVPVHDYSDSGVPAPGDGLSVIRLSHHGNAHTGRWPLDCAQCGQDIAAELRRLGVGWSVANSPSRLSYRDVFVLTRSRDLHDDVTDETGRVTSPASGVVQGLKDAGVPVSVLGDQDWLHNRARWEGAVQDVAVAATDTVTVAEHGYVTGLERRVVAVLQGRDQEDDDRGRTDEVTDLGDRLDAVSRCTTQLITVRTPPVTTTPPSLTTTTTPATTTTPRHNLIQQPLPPPSPPRPLPPPPATTTTTTAKRRGGRKCVLS, encoded by the exons ATGGCGGCCagaaacacacaacagacagacgCCGATGACTGGCGACAGATCGTGACGTCACTCTACCCCGACGCTCTGACCCGTACCTACTGTGTGCCGCCGGTACAGTTTAACAGGGTGCCCTACCTCAGGGGCACTGTACCCGGTACCGGTCTGTCTGTGCATCTGCTACAGCCACATGCTAGTACCCGGCTTCTCCACACAGCTCTCAGTACCAAGCCTGAGGGATGGACATTACCGCAGCATATGTGGACCGAGGAGCCAGGGCCACATCTCCCACCAGTAGCAATGCAAGACTGCGACTTACAGGATGACTTTGCCCAGAACCACGTGATGCTGAACCTGCAGGAGCTTGGCGACAGTCGTCACGAGGCCATGTTCATCCTGTCTCAGCTACAGTTCGGCAGCTACCTCAACGAACCTGCCTACGCTGCGGCCGCTGAACGGCTCCCACGACCCAAAGACTTACCACAAGATCGTCAGGGGGATTTTGACTTTCTGTTGATCCACCGTCAGCACGGCATTCTGGTCGGAGAGCTCAAGTCTGTGGGGAAAAACAGTAATGCCGCAAACGAGACAGATGATGACGTCATTGCCGAGAAGGTGAAGAAAGCGGTCAAGCAGCTGGACAAGTCGGAGAGAGTGGTGAGGCACCTTGTGAGTGACATGGGACCTGGCATGACTGTCAAGAAAACTCTCTTCctgccttacgtcagcagtgCTCAGTTAGAGCGAGTCTTGGACAACGATGAACAGTTGGAACAG GCGGTGTGTCAGAGCCTGGGTGCGGCCAATGCAGCAGAGGCCGTTCAGCTTTGCTGTTGCTCTGACCAACTGTCCCAGCCTGCATCGTACTGGCACGTGACACCCGCGGTGTTATCACAGCTGAGCACCTGGTGGCAACACAGGATGTCCTGTACTGTGGACGCTCGGCTTACTGACCAACATTACCTGGACATCGTTGCCAG GTTTGTTGGTCCGGCCACCACGGTGTCTGTCCCCTGCTACAACGGTGTCCGTGTGGAGGTGCGGACTGCAGGACAGGCGGTGGCGGAACTGGGGCGGAGGCTGGCACTTCTGGTTCTGACCCTGCAACAGCTCGACCTAATGAACAGAGACCCGCCACTGGTCTACATTACGGGAGCGCCAGGAACAG gTAAGACGGTGGTGCTAGTGCTGCAGGGGGTGAGGTGGCTGCGACAGGGGCACGATGTGCACGTCATCTCAACACTGTACACCACCCGGGCCGTCAGCACATCCATCAAACAACAGCTGGAGATGTCGCTGAGCGCGGGTCCGACCCCCCTGACACCAGGCAGCGTGTCGTACCACCTATACGATATCTTCAACAGGGAGGGAGATGTTGATCAGGCAGTCACCGACCTCGTGGCAAGTGTGAAAAACGGCCAGCTGCACGTCTTGATCGACGAGGTGTCCTTTGACAGCAG gcTGAGGTATGGTCCCCGTCACACACGCCTTGTAACACGCCTAGCGCAGCAAGTACCACACCTGTACCTGTGGTGTGCCGGTGTTCACAACACCAAGATACCCCCAGCACTGCAGACACAGGTGTTCACTGTCCCCCTCCGCTCGGCGCCCGCCGTCCTCCGTGAAATACAGCCCGCGATTCACAGTGTTCCTGTCCACGACTACAGCGACAGCGGCGTGCCTGCCCCTGGGGACGGGCTGAGCGTGATACGGCTGAGTCACCATGGCAACGCTCACACAGGTCGGTGGCCGTTGGACTGCGCACAGTGTGGTCAGGATATCGCTGCCGAGCTGCGTCGTCTGGGTGTGG GGTGGAGCGTCGCCAACAGTCCCTCCCGGCTGAGCTACCGCGACGTGTTCGTCCTGACCAGAAGCCGCGATTTACATGATGACGTCACGGACGAGACAGGGCGGGTGACGTCACCAGCTAGCGGCGTGGTGCAGGGACTGAAGGATGCAGGTGTACCGGTGAGTGTGTTGGGGGATCAAGACTGGCTACACAACAGGGCGAGGTGGGAGGGAGCTGTGCAGGACGTGGCGGTGGCGGCAACGGACACAGTGACAGTAGCGGAGCATGGCTATGTGACAGGCCTGGAGCGGCGCGTGGTGGCCGTGTTACAGGGCAGAGATCAGGAGGATGATGATAGAGGGAGGACTGATGAGGTGACTGATCTTGGTGACAGGCTTGATGCAGTATCACGCTGCACCACACAGCTCATCACGGTCCGCACGCCTCCTGTCACCACCACCCCGCCATCCCTTACAACAACCACTACCCCCGCCACCACAACCACCCCACGCCACAACCTAATACAACAACCACTACCACCGCCGTCACCACCTcgaccactaccaccaccaccagcaacgACGACTACCACCACCGCCAAGAGGAGGGGAGGCAGGAAGTGTGTCTTGTCGTGA